From the Solibacillus sp. FSL R5-0449 genome, one window contains:
- a CDS encoding C45 family peptidase, producing MKNVTSDIIQFRGSHYEFGIYQGELLKNSPLFSNREELYKQLDHRFSIDKSYVNQLLARFAPGIIEEIEGLAYTLGYTEEQALLHYGGYYAAHRKSGCSITTSPSYMIRNYDNDPKSYDGRFVLYAPTDGGYAALGPSMQITGRMDGMNEKGLVVGYNFVNTKNSADGFVCNMIARLLLERCATVEEGISLLKDIPHKHSFNYVLLDAKQTMVAVEASPRNVAVRDAAACTNHFKVLTEENRYRTEDSLAREHIISSAQANPLSFEKAYTLLNGIENGVFATKYGAWDGTLHTVGYLPGEGKCIFALGGDALPVVIDFKSWLSGTHLPLSKIKGKLHATNGFANE from the coding sequence TTGAAAAACGTGACGAGCGATATTATACAATTTAGAGGATCGCATTATGAATTTGGTATATATCAGGGAGAGCTTTTAAAGAACTCTCCGCTTTTTTCTAATAGAGAAGAACTTTATAAACAACTGGATCATAGATTTTCTATAGATAAATCATATGTTAATCAACTATTAGCCCGTTTCGCTCCAGGAATAATAGAGGAAATTGAAGGGCTCGCTTATACACTTGGTTATACAGAAGAACAGGCTTTACTCCATTATGGAGGCTATTATGCCGCACATAGAAAAAGTGGCTGCTCGATTACGACAAGTCCTTCTTATATGATCCGAAACTATGATAATGACCCTAAAAGCTATGATGGACGCTTTGTGCTATATGCTCCAACTGACGGTGGCTACGCGGCACTCGGTCCTTCAATGCAAATTACAGGTCGTATGGATGGAATGAATGAAAAAGGACTTGTCGTCGGTTATAACTTTGTCAATACGAAAAACAGTGCGGATGGCTTTGTGTGCAATATGATTGCGCGTCTTTTACTTGAACGTTGCGCTACTGTTGAAGAGGGCATTTCACTGTTAAAAGATATTCCCCATAAGCATTCATTTAATTATGTATTACTGGATGCGAAGCAAACGATGGTGGCAGTAGAAGCATCTCCGCGCAATGTGGCCGTGCGCGACGCAGCAGCCTGTACGAATCACTTTAAAGTGCTGACAGAAGAAAACCGGTACCGAACAGAAGATTCCTTAGCGCGTGAACATATTATTTCGAGTGCCCAGGCAAATCCACTTAGTTTTGAAAAGGCATATACATTATTGAATGGTATCGAAAATGGCGTCTTTGCGACAAAATACGGTGCATGGGATGGGACTCTCCATACGGTTGGCTATTTACCGGGTGAAGGGAAATGTATTTTTGCTTTAGGTGGCGATGCACTGCCTGTAGTGATTGATTTTAAATCGTGGCTAAGCGGTACTCATTTGCCTCTTTCAAAAATTAAAGGAAAACTTCATGCGACAAACGGCTTTGCAAATGAATAA
- the rpsI gene encoding 30S ribosomal protein S9 yields the protein MAQVQYIGTGRRKSSTARVRLVPGEGKVVINNRDVSDYLPYETLHLIINQPLVATETKGSYDVHVNVNGGGFTGQAGAIRHGIARALLQVDPDFRPALKAAGLLTRDSRMKERKKPGLRGARRAPQFSKR from the coding sequence TTGGCACAAGTACAATATATCGGCACAGGTCGCCGTAAAAGCTCAACTGCTCGCGTACGTTTAGTACCAGGCGAAGGTAAAGTAGTAATCAACAACCGTGATGTTTCAGATTACCTACCATACGAAACTTTACACTTAATTATCAACCAACCATTAGTAGCTACAGAAACTAAAGGTTCATATGACGTTCACGTTAACGTAAACGGTGGTGGATTCACAGGTCAAGCTGGAGCAATCCGTCACGGTATCGCACGTGCATTATTACAAGTTGATCCAGACTTCCGCCCAGCTTTAAAAGCAGCGGGTCTATTAACTCGTGATTCACGTATGAAAGAACGTAAAAAACCAGGTCTACGCGGCGCTCGTCGTGCACCTCAGTTCTCAAAACGTTAA
- a CDS encoding N-acetylmuramoyl-L-alanine amidase — protein MRRWLALIFVIFCSMLVVVYETNASDRRFFLPEPLGGVKIVLDAGHGGVDGGASNGEVIEKDVTLAITKKVARQLTRLGAEVVLTRSTDGDVLSEHAPSETFPTLRERKKQDIFLRETLVESHEPDLFITIHANAIPNSKWRGAQVFYHQTGHEKSAALAQAVQQSIRETMENTEREALAIKNVYLLKKIEKPAVLVETGFLSNEEERDLLANDSYQEKMAFAIARGIENYIHVKYE, from the coding sequence TTGAGACGTTGGCTTGCACTCATATTCGTAATTTTTTGTTCGATGCTTGTCGTTGTATATGAAACGAACGCATCCGACCGGCGATTTTTTTTACCCGAGCCATTAGGTGGGGTAAAAATTGTATTAGATGCTGGTCATGGAGGAGTTGATGGTGGTGCTTCAAATGGAGAGGTGATCGAAAAAGATGTGACATTGGCAATTACAAAAAAAGTAGCTCGTCAATTGACACGTTTGGGAGCAGAGGTAGTATTAACACGTTCCACAGATGGGGATGTACTGAGTGAACATGCACCAAGTGAGACATTTCCAACACTTCGTGAGCGTAAAAAACAGGACATTTTTTTACGTGAAACGTTAGTAGAATCACATGAACCGGATCTATTCATTACGATTCATGCAAATGCAATACCAAATAGCAAGTGGAGAGGCGCCCAAGTGTTTTACCATCAGACTGGACATGAAAAAAGTGCGGCACTTGCACAGGCAGTTCAGCAATCAATTCGAGAGACGATGGAAAATACGGAACGCGAAGCACTGGCAATTAAAAATGTTTATTTATTAAAGAAAATTGAAAAACCGGCTGTATTAGTTGAAACAGGTTTTTTAAGTAATGAGGAAGAGCGTGATTTGCTGGCAAATGACAGCTATCAGGAAAAAATGGCATTTGCAATTGCACGTGGCATTGAAAATTATATTCACGTAAAATACGAGTAG
- a CDS encoding ABC transporter ATP-binding protein — translation MRHPGGRFTGPVVKPKNQKETLLRIWSYLRIQKVELISVVIFVIISTLLSLVGPFLIGRTIDDYIVKLDVPGAIRMALILAGVYIASSLLTWLQTFVMIRVSQKTIRRLRQQLFEQYQSLPLAFYDKRQQGDLMSRMTNDIENLNAALSQSVIQIVSSFLTIVGTAFALFYLDWRLALVTLIIIPLIVYATKQIIKRSSVNYKARQRDLGNLNGYIEETISNADIITLFGQEKSTLAEFKEANERLRGSAMRADIISGFMGPINNFMNNLGLSLVIGAGAIMAVTSGLTIGVIASFVTYTRQFFRPINQLSNLLNTFQSAIAGSERVFEVLDEAKEVADIENAKAKKQFSGNVKFEKVQFAYETGKTVLHGIDFEAKAGETIAIVGPTGSGKTTIIQLLTRFYDATGGRILLDGEPIQHYKMSNVRDHVGVVLQDTYLFSGTVRENIRFGKLDATDDEVEQAAKIAYAHNFIKYLPEQYDTVLTSGGLNLSQGQRQLIAIARAILEDPDILILDEATSSVDTMTEVHIQKGLNNLMEGRTSFVIAHRLKTIENADQILVIKDGRISEQGTHDSLMNEQGFYATLQRQLLSQ, via the coding sequence ATGAGGCATCCAGGTGGTCGCTTTACAGGTCCGGTTGTGAAGCCGAAAAATCAAAAAGAAACACTGCTGCGTATTTGGAGCTATTTACGCATACAAAAGGTAGAACTGATCAGTGTTGTCATTTTCGTTATTATTAGTACATTGCTAAGCTTAGTCGGCCCATTTCTGATCGGGAGAACAATCGATGATTATATTGTGAAGCTCGATGTTCCAGGTGCGATTCGGATGGCCCTTATTTTAGCCGGCGTCTATATCGCGTCATCGTTACTGACTTGGCTTCAAACCTTTGTCATGATTCGTGTTTCACAAAAGACGATTCGCAGGTTGCGACAACAATTGTTTGAACAGTATCAGTCATTGCCGCTCGCCTTTTACGACAAAAGACAGCAGGGCGATTTAATGAGCCGGATGACAAATGACATCGAAAACTTAAATGCCGCTTTGTCACAGAGTGTCATTCAAATCGTTTCAAGTTTCTTAACGATTGTCGGAACGGCCTTTGCCCTCTTTTATTTAGATTGGCGATTAGCGCTTGTTACGCTCATTATTATTCCGCTCATCGTTTATGCGACAAAGCAGATTATTAAACGAAGCAGTGTGAACTATAAGGCACGTCAACGGGATTTGGGCAATTTAAATGGGTATATTGAAGAAACCATTTCAAACGCGGATATTATTACGCTTTTCGGTCAGGAAAAATCAACGCTTGCTGAGTTTAAAGAGGCCAATGAGCGATTGCGCGGTTCGGCAATGCGAGCCGATATAATTTCCGGCTTCATGGGTCCAATCAATAACTTCATGAACAATTTAGGTTTAAGTCTTGTAATAGGCGCCGGTGCAATCATGGCAGTAACAAGCGGACTAACAATCGGTGTAATCGCATCATTTGTTACGTATACCCGACAGTTTTTCCGACCGATCAATCAGCTATCGAACTTGCTCAATACGTTCCAATCGGCTATTGCTGGTTCAGAACGTGTTTTTGAAGTGCTGGATGAAGCAAAAGAAGTAGCGGATATTGAAAATGCAAAAGCTAAGAAACAGTTTAGTGGAAATGTTAAGTTCGAAAAAGTTCAGTTTGCTTATGAAACGGGCAAGACAGTATTACACGGAATCGATTTTGAAGCAAAAGCAGGAGAGACAATTGCCATTGTTGGTCCGACTGGTTCAGGGAAGACGACAATCATTCAGCTGTTAACCCGCTTTTATGATGCGACAGGTGGCCGGATCTTATTGGACGGTGAACCAATTCAACATTATAAGATGTCGAATGTGCGAGATCATGTCGGAGTCGTACTGCAGGATACATACCTGTTTTCAGGAACAGTACGTGAAAATATCCGTTTCGGTAAGCTCGATGCAACAGATGATGAGGTTGAACAGGCAGCAAAAATTGCATATGCACATAATTTTATCAAGTATTTGCCTGAGCAGTACGATACTGTACTGACAAGCGGGGGCTTAAATTTAAGTCAGGGGCAGCGTCAGCTTATAGCGATTGCCCGCGCAATTCTAGAAGATCCCGACATCTTAATCTTGGATGAAGCAACTTCAAGTGTTGATACAATGACAGAAGTGCATATTCAAAAAGGCTTGAACAATTTGATGGAAGGGCGTACGAGCTTTGTGATTGCACACCGTCTTAAAACGATTGAAAATGCAGACCAGATCCTTGTCATTAAAGATGGGCGGATTTCAGAACAAGGAACTCATGACTCTTTAATGAATGAACAAGGTTTTTATGCAACATTACAGCGTCAGCTTTTGTCTCAATGA
- the gerD gene encoding spore germination lipoprotein GerD has product MKRLIILTFFLILLTGCSDAKSTTMSYDEVKKIMVDAIQTEDGKKAIRQMFEDKNFRELLILNTEEVKKATEETMLSKEAMDFWIKTFEDPKFKETFAKSMQDQQEELMKNLLNDASYQEALTSFFGQPDMQKQLESIMKGAVMRKELEKIVMETIENPLMQTKWQDLIKKSGEASSEKESGSESGSGSEKESGGGKESGGES; this is encoded by the coding sequence TTGAAACGATTAATCATACTTACCTTTTTCCTCATTCTCCTTACCGGTTGTAGTGACGCCAAATCGACGACAATGTCTTATGATGAAGTGAAAAAAATCATGGTCGATGCCATTCAAACAGAGGATGGGAAAAAAGCAATTCGCCAAATGTTTGAAGATAAGAATTTCCGGGAGTTGCTTATTTTAAATACAGAAGAAGTAAAAAAAGCGACCGAGGAGACAATGTTATCAAAAGAGGCAATGGATTTTTGGATCAAAACATTTGAAGACCCGAAATTCAAAGAAACATTCGCCAAGAGTATGCAGGATCAGCAGGAAGAATTAATGAAAAACCTACTGAACGACGCCAGTTACCAAGAAGCTTTAACATCTTTCTTCGGCCAGCCGGATATGCAAAAGCAGCTCGAAAGTATAATGAAAGGTGCCGTCATGCGAAAAGAGCTGGAAAAAATCGTAATGGAAACAATCGAAAATCCGCTTATGCAAACAAAATGGCAGGATCTTATTAAGAAGAGCGGTGAAGCTTCATCCGAAAAAGAATCGGGATCTGAATCGGGATCCGGCTCTGAGAAGGAAAGCGGCGGCGGTAAAGAAAGTGGTGGAGAATCATAA
- a CDS encoding KinB-signaling pathway activation protein: MTIRNWVKFAFWALVIGGLVNAAASLIIRWDFYQPYLANGEISEFLAAVVWNIVLGMTMSVMAQAGFFAYLTLHQVGVNIFRTLTLWNWIQILLIIIVLVDIIVFRFAPGANAAGDWIFYGFLLAVLIGAAVWTAIKKIKMTQKPHVLISTLFFMIVITSLEWIIALMGRQDNIDVYVALLLFPLVAVNAYQILMLPKYNAQSEEDRKRLEQRRKARKETTKTTKA; this comes from the coding sequence GTGACGATACGGAACTGGGTGAAGTTTGCTTTTTGGGCATTAGTAATCGGTGGTTTAGTTAATGCAGCTGCCTCGTTAATTATTCGTTGGGACTTTTACCAGCCATACTTAGCGAATGGAGAAATCTCAGAATTTCTTGCAGCAGTAGTTTGGAATATCGTATTAGGGATGACAATGAGTGTAATGGCACAAGCAGGATTTTTTGCATATTTGACATTACATCAAGTCGGGGTCAATATATTTAGAACGCTAACACTTTGGAATTGGATTCAAATTTTATTAATCATTATCGTGTTAGTGGATATTATTGTTTTCCGTTTTGCACCAGGAGCTAATGCAGCGGGAGACTGGATTTTCTATGGTTTCTTACTTGCAGTGCTAATCGGTGCGGCCGTCTGGACAGCAATTAAAAAAATCAAAATGACGCAAAAGCCGCATGTGTTGATTTCAACATTATTTTTCATGATTGTTATTACATCTTTGGAGTGGATCATCGCTTTAATGGGAAGACAAGATAATATTGATGTATATGTTGCACTATTATTATTCCCATTAGTGGCCGTTAATGCATACCAAATTTTAATGTTGCCAAAATACAATGCACAATCAGAAGAAGATCGAAAACGATTGGAGCAGCGTCGCAAAGCACGAAAAGAAACAACAAAAACTACAAAAGCATAA
- a CDS encoding P-loop NTPase has translation MLNEEQVRELLGELQDPFLHKSLAETKGVTNVSIKAEKAHVSVRIAIAKTNTPEQMTLQMKIVEVLKENGAASVGIRFEELPAEVLQSFRGQATESEAQDILSPLSSVQFISIASGKGGVGKSTVSVNMAVALARLGKKVGLIDADIYGFSVPDMMGVTEMPVVKDDRIYPVERLGVKVISMGFFVENNAPIVWRGPMLGKVLDQFFRDVEWGDLDYLLLDLPPGTGDVALDIHQMLPSSKEIVVTTPHPTAAFVAARAGAMALQTNHEILGVIENMAWYESKSGEKEFVFGQGGGPKLADELRTKLLGQIPLGQPDWTEEDFAPSIYAESHPTGKIYLQIAEEIISELKK, from the coding sequence ATGTTAAATGAGGAACAAGTCCGAGAACTATTAGGAGAACTACAAGATCCGTTTTTACATAAATCACTAGCAGAAACAAAAGGTGTAACAAACGTTTCGATTAAAGCAGAAAAAGCGCATGTGAGTGTTCGTATTGCAATCGCAAAAACTAATACGCCTGAACAAATGACACTTCAAATGAAAATTGTTGAAGTGTTAAAGGAAAATGGCGCAGCTTCAGTTGGAATTCGTTTTGAAGAGCTGCCGGCAGAAGTACTGCAGTCATTCCGTGGACAAGCGACGGAATCGGAAGCACAAGATATTTTATCACCATTATCAAGCGTACAATTTATTTCAATTGCATCAGGTAAAGGCGGAGTAGGGAAATCTACGGTATCTGTAAATATGGCAGTTGCACTTGCTCGCCTAGGCAAAAAAGTCGGTTTAATTGATGCTGATATTTATGGTTTCTCTGTACCGGACATGATGGGTGTTACAGAAATGCCGGTCGTAAAAGATGACCGTATTTACCCAGTAGAGCGTCTTGGTGTAAAAGTTATCTCTATGGGATTCTTCGTTGAAAACAATGCACCAATCGTTTGGCGCGGACCGATGCTTGGGAAAGTATTGGACCAGTTCTTCCGTGATGTAGAGTGGGGCGATTTAGACTACTTACTATTGGATTTACCACCAGGAACAGGAGACGTAGCTCTGGACATTCACCAAATGCTGCCGTCTTCAAAAGAGATTGTTGTAACAACACCTCACCCGACAGCCGCTTTCGTAGCAGCCCGTGCAGGTGCGATGGCATTACAGACAAATCATGAAATCCTTGGTGTTATTGAGAATATGGCTTGGTATGAAAGCAAATCAGGGGAAAAAGAATTCGTATTTGGTCAAGGTGGCGGTCCAAAGCTGGCTGATGAACTGCGCACAAAATTACTTGGTCAAATTCCGTTAGGACAACCAGATTGGACAGAGGAAGATTTTGCGCCATCTATCTATGCAGAAAGTCACCCGACAGGTAAAATCTATTTGCAAATCGCTGAAGAAATCATTTCAGAGTTAAAAAAATAA
- a CDS encoding 2-keto-3-deoxygluconate kinase gives MKSEGRRRHRGEGEHSIRRPKGAQTFRRGRALEFYRQLEMKRSTLKQQLESTELQSIHSVIAGELKATEAIMNDFVGLFQLNELLEETKPTEED, from the coding sequence TTGAAATCAGAAGGTAGAAGGAGACACCGAGGAGAAGGAGAACATAGTATTCGCCGTCCAAAGGGTGCCCAAACTTTCCGTCGTGGGCGTGCATTGGAGTTTTACCGCCAACTCGAAATGAAGCGTTCAACTTTGAAACAACAGCTGGAGTCTACGGAATTGCAGTCGATTCATTCTGTCATTGCAGGAGAACTGAAAGCGACTGAAGCAATTATGAATGATTTTGTAGGGTTGTTCCAATTAAATGAACTGTTGGAAGAAACAAAGCCAACAGAAGAGGATTAA
- a CDS encoding ABC transporter ATP-binding protein codes for MQAVWKLSKYIKPYILFAIIAPVMMVIEVSMDLLQPTILQHIIDDGIAQNDTSYIVKMFGLMIATSLIGLIGGVGCSIYASRTAVNFSTDLRLDLYETITYFSNSSKDKFTLGKLVTNLTSDMEMLQRALTMLLKIFVRGPMMFIGAIVIVFITARELFPILLVVVPILAFCMYYFTALSGKLFHKVQKVVDVVNTKVQENLAGIRVIKAYNRKNHQIEQFTGVNTQLMKRSMAADQIIGVLAPLTMFVVNLGIVAALWMGAIKVDNNTLQVGVILAFINYLMMVMQGLMSSSMVLVQLARAIPSAGRIVEVLEETTDLTGPSKPVGKEIQGSISFENVSFSYLKETESVLKNISFDVNAGETLGIIGMTGSGKSTLVKMIPRLFDPDSGVVKIDGLPIGNYSLEHLRQSIGFAPQKATLFSKTIADNLRYGKTGATTEEILQALQSANAKEFVDKLDAGTDHLLTQGATNLSGGQKQRLAMARSFIRKPSILILDDVTSAVDSISEKTIQRAIEEQFSNATKVIVSSKISSIRHADQILVMDDGKIAAAGTHEQLLQESPLYQEMAKTQAEKGVTLSE; via the coding sequence ATGCAAGCAGTATGGAAACTCTCAAAATATATTAAGCCATATATATTATTTGCGATCATCGCTCCCGTAATGATGGTTATTGAGGTAAGCATGGATTTACTGCAGCCTACAATATTACAGCATATTATCGACGATGGGATTGCTCAAAATGATACGTCATATATTGTGAAAATGTTTGGCTTAATGATAGCGACATCTTTAATCGGTTTAATCGGAGGTGTAGGGTGTTCGATTTATGCGTCACGGACGGCTGTTAACTTTTCAACCGATCTACGTCTCGATTTATATGAAACGATTACGTATTTTTCAAATAGCAGTAAAGATAAATTTACGCTCGGAAAGCTTGTTACGAATTTAACGAGTGATATGGAAATGCTTCAGCGTGCACTGACGATGTTATTAAAAATATTTGTCCGTGGACCGATGATGTTTATCGGGGCCATCGTCATTGTCTTTATTACAGCGCGCGAATTATTTCCGATTTTGTTGGTCGTTGTGCCGATTTTGGCATTTTGCATGTACTACTTTACGGCACTATCAGGCAAGCTTTTTCATAAAGTGCAAAAGGTTGTCGACGTAGTAAATACGAAAGTCCAGGAAAACTTGGCAGGTATTCGGGTCATTAAGGCTTACAACCGGAAAAATCATCAGATCGAGCAGTTTACCGGAGTAAACACACAACTGATGAAGCGCAGTATGGCAGCTGATCAAATTATAGGCGTACTTGCACCGCTTACAATGTTTGTCGTGAACTTAGGTATAGTAGCAGCACTTTGGATGGGTGCGATCAAAGTAGACAACAATACGTTACAAGTTGGGGTTATTCTGGCCTTTATCAACTATTTAATGATGGTCATGCAGGGGCTGATGAGTTCTTCGATGGTACTTGTACAGCTGGCACGTGCAATACCAAGCGCGGGGCGAATCGTAGAAGTGCTGGAAGAGACAACAGACTTAACGGGTCCTTCAAAACCGGTGGGAAAAGAAATTCAAGGAAGTATAAGTTTCGAAAATGTAAGCTTCTCCTATTTAAAAGAAACAGAATCGGTATTGAAAAATATTAGCTTCGACGTGAATGCGGGAGAAACCCTCGGCATTATCGGAATGACAGGAAGCGGGAAATCGACATTAGTTAAAATGATTCCGCGCCTGTTTGATCCTGACAGTGGTGTAGTAAAAATTGATGGGCTACCGATCGGGAACTATTCATTGGAACATTTACGCCAGTCAATCGGTTTTGCGCCACAAAAAGCTACACTGTTTTCGAAAACGATTGCCGACAACTTACGCTATGGCAAAACCGGTGCAACTACAGAGGAAATTTTGCAGGCATTGCAATCAGCAAACGCCAAGGAGTTTGTCGATAAACTGGATGCAGGGACAGACCACTTGCTCACACAAGGGGCAACAAACTTATCAGGCGGGCAAAAGCAGCGTTTGGCAATGGCGCGGTCATTTATCCGTAAACCAAGTATTTTGATTTTGGATGATGTGACAAGTGCGGTTGACAGTATTTCTGAAAAAACGATTCAACGGGCGATTGAAGAACAATTTAGTAATGCCACAAAAGTGATTGTCTCATCTAAAATCTCTTCAATTCGTCATGCCGATCAAATACTCGTAATGGATGACGGAAAAATTGCCGCAGCAGGGACACATGAGCAATTATTGCAGGAAAGTCCATTATACCAAGAGATGGCGAAAACACAGGCAGAAAAAGGGGTGACCTTAAGTGAATAA